In Streptomyces violaceusniger Tu 4113, one DNA window encodes the following:
- a CDS encoding helix-turn-helix domain-containing protein: MKWNLRWAAANRGIWRPSELMPVFEEVGFTPSLSKVSALWSGTPVTVRLEDLDLICAALDCTVADLLVAEPVARRTPAVQGEELAKAAGELPRPVPRRPSGAGRPRSLPPN; this comes from the coding sequence GTGAAGTGGAACTTGCGGTGGGCGGCGGCCAACCGGGGCATCTGGCGGCCAAGCGAGCTGATGCCCGTGTTCGAAGAAGTCGGGTTCACTCCGTCGCTCTCGAAGGTCTCCGCGCTGTGGTCGGGTACACCGGTGACGGTGCGGCTGGAGGACCTCGACCTGATCTGCGCCGCGCTGGACTGCACGGTCGCGGACCTTCTGGTCGCCGAGCCCGTGGCCCGGAGGACTCCGGCAGTCCAAGGCGAGGAACTGGCGAAAGCCGCGGGAGAACTGCCGCGGCCGGTGCCACGTCGGCCAAGCGGAGCGGGGCGGCCGAGGTCGCTCCCGCCGAACTGA
- a CDS encoding NUDIX domain-containing protein, translated as MLPGATSKSTLRRTSSFPYAFLRPCTRIAGPAIDWAVMVICLLREAVPGDCAEAPPEGWRVDPASRSSPFRPWHPDRRWIRRIAAMTDLLAPSPVGREPAILIAVGEPLTRRFLRLTGQKSTNPPASPGGRREAGETAEECARRELREEGGMAETWRSLGSYAMTLGSTARVHLFEARRLSVGPQELTPTEQDFKLSWWSMGDAIDAVAQGRFLLPAGPLALLLADSRVRVGDHRED; from the coding sequence ATGCTGCCCGGCGCCACGTCGAAGTCCACACTGCGCAGGACTTCGAGCTTCCCGTACGCCTTTTTGAGACCTTGCACGCGAATCGCCGGACCGGCGATCGATTGGGCTGTCATGGTCATCTGCCTCCTTCGCGAAGCTGTTCCAGGCGACTGCGCGGAAGCTCCTCCGGAAGGATGGAGGGTTGACCCAGCGTCAAGGTCAAGCCCGTTCCGACCATGGCATCCAGATCGCCGGTGGATCAGACGCATCGCAGCAATGACGGACCTGCTCGCCCCGAGCCCGGTAGGCCGCGAACCCGCCATACTCATAGCTGTCGGTGAACCACTCACGCGTCGGTTCCTGCGACTCACCGGCCAGAAATCAACGAACCCGCCTGCTTCGCCGGGCGGGCGCAGGGAGGCGGGGGAAACGGCGGAGGAGTGTGCGCGGCGGGAGTTGCGGGAGGAGGGGGGCATGGCTGAGACGTGGCGTTCGCTGGGGTCGTATGCGATGACCCTCGGCTCCACGGCGCGTGTGCATCTTTTCGAGGCCCGGCGGCTGAGCGTCGGACCTCAGGAACTCACCCCTACTGAGCAGGACTTCAAGCTTTCGTGGTGGTCGATGGGCGATGCGATCGACGCGGTCGCGCAGGGCCGCTTTCTGCTTCCGGCTGGGCCCTTGGCTCTGTTGCTCGCCGATTCAAGGGTTCGTGTTGGCGACCACCGTGAGGATTGA
- a CDS encoding MerR family transcriptional regulator, with protein sequence MLTISQLAAYAGVTVRAVRHYHRIGLLPEPERDRSGYRTYDAVAVVRLIRIRTLADAGVPLARVQELLAAGPEEFAGGVQEIDKALRAEIRRLQDTRSRLARLAAGEHLALPQSVVDYLDRLRGLGVEERYIEMERDAWIMIAAQVPHSIDSVIAKKHEELDDPEMVKLYSLLGGALDWPADDPRIVEVADIMERLMVRAVEAGEVGADDGIDDQFVDLLDSTMVESSPHAARLLAILEERGWRGWTRIERVPAERLNTELSPS encoded by the coding sequence ATGCTCACCATCAGCCAGCTTGCGGCGTACGCCGGGGTGACAGTACGGGCGGTACGTCACTACCACCGGATCGGGTTGCTGCCGGAGCCTGAGCGCGACCGGTCCGGATACCGGACCTACGACGCTGTCGCGGTCGTGCGACTGATCCGGATCCGCACTCTGGCAGATGCCGGCGTGCCGCTGGCCCGGGTGCAGGAACTCCTCGCCGCCGGCCCGGAGGAGTTCGCCGGCGGCGTCCAGGAGATCGACAAGGCCCTGCGTGCCGAGATCCGGCGGCTGCAGGACACTCGCAGCCGACTCGCCAGGCTCGCCGCCGGAGAGCACCTGGCGCTTCCGCAGAGCGTTGTGGACTACCTCGACCGGCTGCGCGGTCTCGGCGTTGAGGAGCGGTACATTGAGATGGAGCGGGACGCCTGGATCATGATCGCCGCCCAGGTGCCGCATTCGATCGACTCCGTGATCGCCAAGAAGCACGAGGAGCTGGACGACCCCGAGATGGTGAAGCTCTACAGCCTTCTCGGTGGGGCACTCGACTGGCCGGCCGACGATCCGCGGATCGTCGAGGTCGCCGACATCATGGAGCGCTTGATGGTTCGCGCTGTGGAGGCCGGCGAGGTGGGTGCCGATGACGGCATCGACGATCAGTTTGTCGACCTGCTGGACTCAACCATGGTCGAGTCCTCACCGCACGCCGCGCGGCTGTTGGCGATTCTGGAGGAGCGGGGCTGGAGGGGCTGGACCCGCATCGAGCGAGTGCCTGCCGAGAGACTCAACACTGAGCTGTCGCCATCGTGA
- a CDS encoding ABC transporter permease has translation MTAYFFHDTAALTGRTLRHVTRSMDTIITTAITPVAMMLMFVYVFGGAIDTGSVSYVNYMLPGILLMTIASGISYTAYRLFTDVKSGIFERFQSMPIARSGVLWAHVVTSLVANLIALVLVVGVAVLMGFRTGAGVSAWLGVAGILLLFTLALTWLAVIPGLSASSVEGAGAFAYPLIFLPFVSSAFVPTKTMPGPVRWFAENQPVTSIVNTIRDLFAQRPVGDDIWTALAWCVGILVVAYVFAMAAYRRKIA, from the coding sequence ATGACCGCGTACTTCTTCCACGACACTGCCGCGCTCACGGGGCGGACCCTGCGCCATGTCACACGCAGCATGGACACCATCATCACGACCGCCATCACGCCGGTCGCCATGATGTTGATGTTCGTCTACGTGTTCGGCGGCGCAATTGATACCGGGTCGGTTTCGTATGTGAACTACATGCTGCCCGGCATCCTGCTCATGACCATCGCCTCGGGCATCTCCTACACCGCGTACCGGCTGTTCACCGATGTGAAGAGCGGGATCTTCGAGCGATTCCAGTCCATGCCGATCGCTCGGTCGGGTGTGCTGTGGGCCCACGTCGTCACCTCTCTGGTCGCCAACCTGATCGCGCTCGTGCTCGTCGTGGGCGTCGCTGTGCTCATGGGCTTCCGCACGGGGGCAGGAGTGTCGGCATGGCTCGGGGTCGCCGGCATCCTGCTCTTGTTCACCCTGGCGCTGACCTGGCTCGCCGTGATCCCCGGGCTCTCCGCGTCGTCGGTCGAGGGAGCGGGCGCGTTTGCCTACCCGCTCATCTTCCTGCCGTTCGTCAGCTCGGCGTTCGTGCCCACAAAGACGATGCCCGGCCCGGTGCGCTGGTTCGCCGAGAACCAGCCGGTCACGTCGATCGTCAACACGATCCGCGACCTGTTTGCCCAGCGGCCGGTCGGCGACGACATCTGGACCGCCCTCGCCTGGTGTGTCGGCATCCTCGTCGTGGCGTACGTCTTCGCGATGGCCGCCTATCGCCGGAAGATCGCCTGA
- a CDS encoding ABC transporter ATP-binding protein, with product MTAQSIAGPAIRVQGLKKAYGKLEVLRSVDFDVAPGSIFALLGSNGAGKTTTVRILATLLKADAGAASVNGFDVATQPANVRESISLTGQFAAVDEILSGRENLALVARLRHVKDPDAIADDLLRRFSLSEAGARRVSTYSGGMRRRLDIAMSLIGNSPVIFLDEPTAGLDPEARIEVWDAVKELAGYGTTVLLTTQYLNEAEQLADRIAILHQGRIIVNGTLAELKQLFPPAKVEYVEKQPTLEEIFLAVIGGGDKSDATETTTGGRG from the coding sequence ATGACAGCCCAATCGATCGCCGGTCCGGCGATTCGCGTGCAAGGTCTCAAAAAGGCGTACGGGAAGCTCGAAGTCCTGCGCAGTGTGGACTTCGACGTGGCGCCGGGCAGCATCTTCGCCCTGCTCGGTTCCAATGGGGCGGGCAAGACCACGACCGTGAGGATCCTCGCCACGCTCCTGAAAGCCGACGCGGGGGCGGCGAGCGTCAATGGCTTCGACGTTGCCACGCAACCGGCGAACGTGCGGGAGTCCATCAGTCTCACCGGGCAGTTCGCGGCCGTCGACGAGATCCTCAGCGGTCGGGAGAACCTCGCCCTCGTCGCCAGGCTGCGCCACGTCAAGGACCCGGACGCGATCGCGGATGACCTGCTGAGGCGTTTTTCGCTGAGCGAGGCGGGCGCGCGCCGAGTGTCCACGTATTCGGGTGGGATGCGCCGCCGGCTGGACATCGCGATGAGCCTCATCGGGAATTCGCCGGTGATTTTCCTGGACGAGCCGACGGCCGGTCTTGACCCCGAGGCGCGCATCGAGGTGTGGGATGCGGTGAAGGAGCTCGCCGGCTACGGAACGACGGTGCTGCTCACCACGCAGTATCTGAACGAGGCCGAGCAGCTGGCCGACCGGATCGCGATCCTCCACCAGGGGCGGATCATCGTGAACGGCACCCTCGCCGAGCTCAAGCAGCTCTTCCCTCCCGCCAAGGTCGAGTACGTCGAGAAGCAGCCGACTCTCGAGGAGATCTTCCTCGCAGTCATCGGCGGCGGCGACAAGAGCGACGCCACTGAGACAACAACTGGGGGACGAGGATGA